A genome region from candidate division KSB1 bacterium includes the following:
- a CDS encoding adenylosuccinate synthase, which produces MGATVVIGAQWGDEGKGKIVDLLSEKMDIVARYQGGPNAGHTVVVKGEQIILHQLPSGLLWPHTLNVICNGVVIDPDVFVDELQLVKDHNIDFKDRLFISDRAHLIMPYHRELDKAKEKSLSSDQKIGTTGRGIGPAYMDKISRSGIRVCDLTDEPVLYEKTRRNVEYANEQLVKIFGEEPLDVQAVVDQVLNYSETIAPFITDTSVFLNRALHDNKSVLFEGAQGTMLDIDHGTYPFVTSSNPTAGGVCAGTGVAPNVIDEIWGIVKAYTTRVGKGPLPTEFDPEFAETVRELGGEFGATTGRPRRCGWFDAVVVRNSVRVNGLSGLVITKLDVLDSLESLKICTGYNYQGKVIKDYPADLTRQYNAEPVYETLPGWKTSTRHVTSYEQLPPAAKEYLQRIVEILNVPLIIGSVGPDREQTFFVE; this is translated from the coding sequence AAAGATGGACATTGTTGCCCGCTATCAGGGTGGACCCAATGCCGGGCATACGGTTGTCGTTAAAGGGGAACAGATCATACTGCATCAGCTTCCATCCGGGCTTTTGTGGCCGCACACTCTGAATGTGATTTGCAATGGGGTGGTGATTGATCCGGACGTATTCGTGGATGAATTGCAGCTGGTCAAGGATCACAATATTGATTTTAAGGACAGACTGTTCATCTCGGACCGGGCACACCTGATTATGCCCTATCACCGGGAACTGGACAAGGCAAAGGAAAAAAGTCTGTCCAGCGATCAGAAAATCGGAACCACGGGACGCGGTATCGGCCCGGCCTATATGGACAAAATATCCAGAAGCGGCATCCGGGTTTGTGATTTGACTGATGAACCCGTTCTTTATGAAAAAACCCGTCGAAATGTCGAGTATGCCAACGAACAGCTGGTCAAAATTTTCGGTGAAGAACCGTTGGATGTTCAGGCTGTTGTGGATCAGGTTTTAAACTATTCCGAGACGATTGCTCCGTTCATAACCGATACTTCGGTTTTTCTCAACCGGGCTTTGCATGACAACAAAAGCGTTTTGTTTGAAGGCGCGCAGGGTACGATGCTGGATATTGATCACGGCACATATCCGTTTGTTACATCATCCAATCCAACCGCAGGCGGAGTATGCGCCGGAACCGGAGTCGCGCCGAATGTCATCGATGAGATATGGGGTATCGTCAAAGCCTATACGACCCGTGTCGGCAAAGGACCGCTTCCGACTGAATTCGATCCTGAATTTGCAGAGACCGTCAGAGAACTGGGCGGAGAATTCGGGGCAACCACCGGACGGCCGCGGCGCTGCGGTTGGTTCGATGCCGTCGTCGTTCGCAATTCGGTTCGGGTAAATGGGCTTTCCGGCCTGGTTATCACCAAACTGGATGTTCTGGATTCCCTTGAGAGCTTAAAAATCTGCACCGGCTATAACTATCAGGGGAAGGTTATTAAAGACTATCCCGCTGATCTCACAAGGCAATACAATGCAGAGCCTGTTTATGAAACTCTGCCGGGTTGGAAGACCTCAACCCGGCATGTAACCTCGTATGAGCAGCTGCCCCCCGCTGCCAAAGAATATCTGCAGCGTATTGTTGAGATTTTGAATGTTCCTCTGATTATTGGATCGGTGGGGCCTGATCGGGAACAGACATTCTTCGTAGAATAG